Proteins from one Mercurialis annua linkage group LG7, ddMerAnnu1.2, whole genome shotgun sequence genomic window:
- the LOC126655478 gene encoding uncharacterized protein LOC126655478: MATAMTFPNHPRCCRLLPMEALRSDPLVVSCTSCFHNAFCHKLFSQSSYVYVAEPSWNNSFRTIPWKTRSSVDSSGVDPSSSSSTNGGTRLLRAIKTLQAKIVARIQETRKNLPVKILFFLVGFYCATAFATVIGQTGDWDILSAALAVAVVEGIGALMYRASFSLFSNMRSLITMFNYWKAGLCLGLFLDSFKYDIGDIMSFSNSFYFELDIFPIFFG, from the exons ATGGCAACTGCAATGACATTTCCGAACCATCCAAGGTGTTGTAGGCTTCTACCGATGGAGGCTCTTAGATCTGATCCTCTAGTTGTAAGCTGTACTTCATGCTTCCATAATGCCTTTTGCCACAAACTCTTTTCTCAATCTTCCTATGTGTATGTGGCTGAACCATCTTGGAATAACAGTTTCAG GACGATACCCTGGAAAACTAGAAGTAGTGTAGATAGCAGCGGAGTGGATCCTTCTTCCTCAAGTAGCACTAATGGTGGAACACGATTACTTAGGGCTATCAAAACTTTGCAGGCCAAAATAGTTGCTAGAATTCAAGAAACTAGGAAGAATCTTCCAGTCAAAATACTATTTTTCTTGGTAGGATTCTATTGTGCAACTGCCTTTGCTACTGTTATTGGTCAGACAGGCGATTGGGATATTCTATCTGCTGCGTTGGCTGTGGCAGTGGTGGAGGGAATCGGAGCACTCATGTATAGGGCCTCTTTTTCCTTGTTCAGCAATATGAGGAGCCTCATCACCATGTTTAATTATTGGAAGGCTGGGCTTTGTCTTGGTCTATTCTTGGATTCATTTAAATATGACATTGGTGACATTATGAGTTTcagtaattctttttattttgaattggaTATATTCCCCATCTTCTTCGGCTGA